The window AGGTTTCTGGGACAGGCTGCTTTGGGGCGGTTGCTCGGCGGCCTTTCCTTCTCAGGCAATTCGGAGAGACGAGGCGTAAGGTGGTTTCGTTACTGTCGGTGCGGAGGTTTTTGTGAAAGCGAATGCACGACGCGAGATCGTCCTTATCGATCTCGTCGGCGAACTCGATTCGACGATGAGTAAGATGCTCGATCGCAGCATTCGAACGCTGGATCAAACGATCTGCGCGACGATCGTCGTGCGATTGGAGCGTCTCGAGTCGACGCAGTGGTCGGGTTTGTGCGATCTCGGATCGATGATTGCAACGCACCGCCGCAACGGTCTCGACGTGCGCGCGGCTTCGCGTTTGCAACGCGTGCGTGCGGTGCTCGACGAGTTTGCGATTCCAACGGACGTCCCGCGCGACGATGCGCCCTTCATGCGCCGCCGGATGATCATCGCACGTACGCCCGCGCACGCCGTCGTCGCCTAGGGAGGCTGCTGCCAGGCCGCAACCGGGCACCCCCCGGAGGGGTTGGTGCTGACGGAGGTTTTCTGCCAACGATGAGTGCGCTTTCCGACGTAACACAGAGCACGTTTCAAGCTGAGGTGCTCGATTCCGACAAGCCCGTCTTAGTCGACTTTTGGGCGCCGTGGTGTGGGCCGTGTCGAATGCTGAGCCCGATCGTCGAGAAGGTCGCAGCGAAGACCGAATCGGTGAAGTTCGTCAAAATGAACACTGACGAGAATCCGTCAATCGCGGGCCAGTATCACGTCTCCGGCATTCCGTGCCTCATCCTCTTCAAGGGTGGCCAAGCGGTTGACCGGATCGTCGGTTACGTCCCCGAAAACGCGATCACATCGATGATCGCGAAGCACGCCGTCGCCGCGTAACTCGACGGCAGCACGTGCGCTGCCGGCCGTCCACCGCCTAACCGCGGATCCGCTTCTGGCGCGATATGCCGCGTCGCTCGGCGCGGGAACGGTGAAGCGTGCGATCGAGCGCGAGCTCGATTCGAGCCGGACGCTCGCTTTGCGCGAAGATCAAGCTCCGTCCTACGATGCAATTCGTGACGCTGTGGCGCGGATGCTCGCGCACCAGGCTTTGGAGGGACTCGTCCCCGTTCTCAACGGAACGGGGATCGTTCTTCATACGAACCTCGGACGTGCACCGCTTGCGCCCGAAGCGCTCGACGCGATCGCGCAGATCGCCGGCGGCTACAGCAATCTCGAATTCGACCTGGAGAGCGGACACCGTGGTTCGCGATACGCGCGTTCGCGGGATCTGATTCGCGAAACGACGGGCGCCGAAGACGGACTCGTCGTCAATAATTGTGCCGCTGCGATGCTGCTGATCTTGCAAACGCTGGCCTGCGGACGCGAAGTGATCGTGGCGCGCAATGGGCTCGTCGAGATCGGCGGCGGATTCAGGTTG of the Candidatus Baltobacteraceae bacterium genome contains:
- the trxA gene encoding thioredoxin; this translates as MSALSDVTQSTFQAEVLDSDKPVLVDFWAPWCGPCRMLSPIVEKVAAKTESVKFVKMNTDENPSIAGQYHVSGIPCLILFKGGQAVDRIVGYVPENAITSMIAKHAVAA